In Paenibacillus sonchi, a single genomic region encodes these proteins:
- the accC gene encoding acetyl-CoA carboxylase biotin carboxylase subunit, with protein MNIQKVLIANRGEIAVRIIRACRELGISTVAVYSEPDRDSLHVRLADEAYCIGPMPSKDSYLNFTNIMSVATLTECDAVHPGYGFLAENADFAEICESCNITFIGPSPEAITRMGDKAVAKETMKRAGVPIIPGSDGLVGDVEEAVMLGRDIGYPIIVKATAGGGGKGIRIAEDEESLVKQITAAQQEAQKAFGNAGVYLEKFLTGMKHVEIQIIADNHGNVVHLGERDCSVQRRRQKLIEEAPCSVLTPEIREAMGQAAVRAAQAVNYSGAGTLEFLLGPDGQFYFMEMNTRIQVEHPVTEMVTGVDLIKEMISVAEGNPLSFTQEDIKINGWSIECRINAEDPERNFMPSPGKIGFYLPPGGLGVRVDSAAYPGYTISPFYDSMIAKLIVWAPTRREAIAKMKRALSEFAVEGIHTTISFHQKLLEHPVFLDGNFDIKFLEEYEI; from the coding sequence ATGAACATTCAAAAAGTGTTGATTGCCAACCGCGGCGAAATTGCAGTCCGCATTATCAGAGCCTGCCGTGAACTGGGGATATCCACCGTTGCGGTATACTCGGAGCCTGACCGGGATTCACTGCATGTCCGGCTGGCTGATGAAGCGTATTGCATCGGCCCGATGCCGTCCAAGGACAGCTATCTGAACTTTACCAATATTATGAGCGTGGCCACTTTAACCGAATGCGATGCCGTGCATCCCGGCTACGGATTTTTGGCTGAGAATGCGGATTTCGCGGAGATCTGCGAATCCTGCAACATCACCTTTATCGGGCCATCGCCTGAGGCCATCACCCGGATGGGTGACAAGGCTGTGGCTAAGGAAACGATGAAGAGGGCCGGGGTCCCGATCATTCCAGGCTCTGACGGGCTTGTGGGCGATGTGGAGGAGGCTGTCATGCTGGGCCGCGATATCGGCTACCCGATCATCGTCAAGGCTACCGCAGGCGGCGGAGGCAAGGGAATCCGCATTGCTGAGGATGAGGAATCCCTGGTGAAGCAGATTACCGCTGCCCAGCAGGAGGCGCAAAAAGCCTTCGGCAATGCCGGGGTATACCTGGAGAAATTCCTGACCGGCATGAAGCATGTGGAGATCCAGATTATTGCCGACAATCACGGCAATGTGGTTCATCTGGGGGAACGGGACTGCTCTGTGCAGCGCCGCCGCCAGAAGCTTATTGAAGAAGCACCCTGCTCCGTGCTGACCCCGGAAATCCGCGAAGCCATGGGCCAGGCTGCCGTCCGTGCCGCGCAGGCTGTGAACTATTCCGGCGCAGGGACGCTTGAATTTTTGCTGGGACCGGACGGTCAATTTTATTTCATGGAAATGAATACCCGGATTCAGGTCGAGCATCCGGTAACGGAGATGGTCACCGGCGTTGACCTGATCAAAGAAATGATTTCCGTGGCGGAGGGCAATCCGTTGTCGTTTACCCAGGAAGACATCAAGATCAACGGCTGGTCCATTGAATGCCGCATCAATGCGGAGGATCCGGAGCGGAATTTCATGCCTTCACCGGGCAAAATCGGCTTTTATCTGCCGCCGGGAGGACTCGGGGTGCGGGTGGACAGTGCGGCATATCCGGGGTACACGATCTCTCCTTTTTATGACTCCATGATTGCCAAGCTGATTGTATGGGCTCCTACCCGCCGGGAAGCTATCGCCAAGATGAAGCGGGCGCTCTCCGAATTTGCTGTAGAGGGCATACATACCACGATTTCATTCCACCAGAAATTGCTGGAGCATCCGGTGTTTTTGGATGGCAATTTTGACATCAAATTCCTGGAAGAGTATGAAATTTAG